Within the Meriones unguiculatus strain TT.TT164.6M chromosome 2, Bangor_MerUng_6.1, whole genome shotgun sequence genome, the region GCGATTGGTGGGCAGATCAGGTTGCACATGATCTTTCCCAGTTCAGCAAGGCCAAGTGGATGCAGGACCTAGCTGACCCTCAGACACTACTCAGGGGAAGGGCTGTGCTTTCAGAGTTGAAGTAGCCCTTGAAGCTAGGCACAGCTAAATTGAGCAGGACTTTGCCTCACCAGGTACCCTGCATGGGGGCTTCCAGGCACTCCTGCCACTCAAGAGGCATCACCACAACTCCCTCAGGGCTCCTAGGACTGCCTTCTCAGCCCTGGCCCCTGGCTGGCCATCTTAGAGGCCAGTGGGAATGCTTCTCAGTCTTCACTTCTCTATGGCATGGCATGGACAGTGACCCCCTTAGATCCCTGCTGATTGCTCCCCAGGGCACCTACCTCAAGCAGAGTTCCTGTGCAAGCTTTCACACAGACTCATTTTGAAGCGTCCATCCCAGGGAGTCCAAAGCCTGTGGGCTAGGGGCACCCCTCCTGCTGCCTGCCTCGACGGCTGTGAGCGGATTCACTGGCTTACTCTTAATAGCTTGCAGAAGAATTGTGCAGTTGTATGATCCCTGGCATCCTCCCTCCTGATAGGTGCTCGGCGTAGCACAGGGGGAGAATGTTCCAGTTTTTAGGTCTCTGAGCATCTGTTTTCAACCTTTCACCTTCTCTCTTTGAGAAGGACAGGTGATGCATGGTTCAGACGCACGTGCGTCTGTGTGAAACAGCCACGGATAGGCAGGATCTGTACAGTGACACTCAGTGGCCATGACAAGCAGTGCCTGAGCTCAGCGTGGCTGAAGGCTGCCCCCTTGTCATTGCCTTCCCCAGCTTCATTCACAGTGTGTTAATGTGGTGGTTTCCACactgggaagggagggaagatcTCAGCCATGCTATCTGTGACACGCTCAGAGGGCGATGCCTTGTCACTGAACTTAAGGACACTGGCCATTTGAGTTTAACTCGGCTGATGCTCGGGGGGCTTCATGTCTGACAGGAGTTTGCTTTCAGAGCAGGTAGGGAACCTAGGCGGGCAGTGACCTGACCCGGGCTGCCCTTTCTAGGCCAGTCCTCTTGGTGGCTCTCCAGCCTGAGCGGCATTACAGAGGCACACCACAGGTTCACAGATTTTCCCCATCTCATGACCTGATAGCTACATCGTGTCACTTGAGACTTCAACATCACAGACTCAAAGACAACCTCTCTACCTCCTGCATGGTCTCTTGTTTTGAAACTTCTCTGTTGCGTTCCTTCAGAGCCTGTTTCCTATCTTCCTCTGCACTCACAGATGCCCTGAAGGCCTGTTGGCCCCCTGGGAGACCGTGAGCACCCCCGAAGGGTCCTAATCCATGCAACCCTCTCTAGACCTGTCCACAGAGCTGAGAGCATGCTCACACACAGGTGACCCTTGGCTGGTAGGACAGTGGCCGCAGCTTACCTTGTACAGGTGGCACAGCCCGGGACGGCTGCGGGCATGAGAGGGCAGAGGGCTCCGGCTCTGCTTTAGCCAGGGTACCTGCCGAGGAGGACAGAGTGGGCTGGGTGAGTGCGGTGTGGGCACCTGCCTGCAGAGCCCCACAgtcctctgaaaatctctgggaTTGGTGTAGCTGACCCCCAGCAGGCAAAGAAAGGCTTCCTTGGCTGGTGCTGGGAAGGGTTTTTGGAAACCTATCATGGAATTGCAGTGGAATGGCCTCATTTTACACTGGATTTTATTTGCAGGCCTTTTCTTTATTGGCAAATATGTAGCATTTGTGCTGGATTTCCAAGTGGGAATAGCAGTGGATGGCTGCAGTGCTCGGGGTCATTCAGGGTCACAGAGAGTGGCATTTTCTTGCCACATGCTTTCTTGTCGGTGAAGCTCAGGGACTCCGTGCACATAGGCACTTATCCCCCAGCGTGAGCCCTGTAACCCTCAGCTGTGCTGCTGTAAATCTTGTGATGTGCAGTTTATTCCTGATTCAGAGGGTTCTCTTAGCCATGAGAGAGTATGGAGATATCAAGGACATTCAAGTGAGTGTCACAGAACAGAATTAGAGCGCTCAGATAAATGGCTTGCAGGAGGCACCTCTGTCTTGTGACTGTTTACAGAAAAATGatcagaagggagggagaaagagataggAGGTGGGAGacatggagggagagaactataGGAGGTGGGAGACATggagggagggggggaagagaaagggagagaagaatgGGGAGGGTGGTCAGCCAAGAGAGAGCAGCCATCGGGAGGTTCTAGACTCCTGCTCTGTTGCAGAAGGATGGCCTTCTTAGCGGTGGGCAGGGTGTCATGTAAGTGTGACTCATTAGCCCCTCTAGAAGTACCGCTGAAAGTCAACCCAGCAGGGGTCAGAGAGGAAAGTCTGAGGTGAGAAATCAGTGGGATATCTCAAGAGTCCTCACCCACAAAAGAGAGGTGCCGGTATCTCAAGAGTCCTCACCCACAAAAGAGAGGTGACGGCCCTACCGGCAGGGAATACCGGCAGGGAATAGGCGACTTAAACGCCCTGTGTTGGGGCGGAGTATTCGTGTTGGTAAACCTCCACAGGCAAGCTGTGTTGGCCTCTGTTGGGTAAGACTTGGCTGTCCCCATGGAGAGGGACCCCTCAGCTGAGGAAGCAGcgatgggggtggtggtgggggtgtgaCTGAGGAAGCCCAGGCTTCACACTTGGCAACAGATGAAGGAGCAGCTCTGTCAGTGTCTCCTTTGTGAAACAGGATCACCTCCATGAAAGTCACTgtgagctccccacccccaccaccctaCATACAGGGTGGACAGATGGCTCGGAGCAAAATCATGGTGCTGAGAAAGTATGACCTACGGATTGCTTACACAAGTGCAATCTGCCATCACCACACCCAGACAGGGTTAGACAAAGGATGATAAGCCCTTTCCTTGCTGTGTGGCTTCACCAGGGTTTATGACATCAGAGTGACTAACTGGAAAGCAAGTGCTTCCAAGCCTAAGGTATACCTGCAGGTTGGAAGGGGTGATGAGGGCCAGGGCAACAAACTCCTCAGGAAGAACCACAGGCATTAAGCCCAAGGCTTCCCTGGGACACTTCATTTTCCCTGAGCTCttgctctctgcttttcctatataagcaaacaaacaaaatagagacTGTGGCAACAGACACAACAGagaaacaccaccaccaccaccacaaaacaaCCTCAAGATAAAATATTAAGCCATGGTTTGATGggagtgtccaataattcttATATACTAAGCCAGTATCTTGGCCTCCCAGTGACTTTAAACATGTGCTCAAAGAGGGATTATGTTCCCTTACAACGATCTATTCCCTTAGATGCCAAGCTGTACTTTTCATCAACAAGGCAGAATTGCTTGTCCCCATCTGGCTGATCTACCCCTGCCCCCAAAGGCATAGCAATGATAGATCCCTTAAGGTAGACACGGTTTAGGAGGTGAGAGTGAGGGTCAGGGTCCCTGGGGAGGATAAGTCACACAGATTCCCTCCACTGTGTCTTTGCCTTTATCTCCCCTTTTTTAGCCATCTAGGTTTATCAAACGTCACCCTCAAGAGGAGTCTGTCAGCCTCTCAGCTCAGCTGTAGGAGCCTTGTCACTCTTTGAGTAAGTCCTCCCTGGGGAGCCCAGGAGGGCAGTCCTAGTGCGCCCACTCAGTGAGATGGTTAACACTGACTGACCTCAGACCTCACAGGATCTAGAGCCACCAGAGGGACACACCTCTGGGTTTATAGGGATTGTCCTGGTCAGACTAACCGAGGTGGTAGGACACTGTTCGCTGGGCTGAGGCTCTGCACTGAACACAAAGGAGAACTCCAGTGAGCAGCAATGTTCATCTCCTATCTGTGGACCCAATGCCACCAGCTGTCATGATGTGCCATATCCTGGAACCTCGGGCTGAAAtaaccccttccttccttccttccttccttccttccttccttccttccttccttccctccctccttccttccttttttccttcctaagTTGCTCCTGttggggtattttatcacagcatcagtAAGATACTGGGTAATTGTTTGCTGGGTGTCCTGGGTCAGTTCTTTTGTGCCCTTGCATCCCTTGACATGCATAGGACCCTCCTTAAGCATTGTAAGCAACACGGGGGGAGGGGGCAGTGGCTACAGGATAGGGGAAAGTTAGATGCCACACTGCCATGGTGAGACCACCCTGTGTCTGTGGCAGAAACAGAGGACTGGGGGCTGTGCCATTGTCAGCGGAGGCAAGAGCTGGAGCGCCAAGACTTACCTGCGGGTGTTTCCCAAGGCCATGGAAATGCCAGTCCCACAGTGCCATTAATAAGATAAAAACACGACTTAAAAAGTCCACATGCAATTAGTACACCGTCTTTGGTCTGTTAAAATGTTTAATGAGTGCATACAAAGGCAGAGATACACATTGTGAGGGAGTTCACAACAAATTGTAGCAGCACAACCGCCTCAGGGATTCACCATTACACACAAACCAGGCACAAACGTCCCCCTTCTACAGAAGGTGCAGCGTCCTTCACACTCCGGGATGACTGTTCCTACTCAGGTGGAGGTGGATGGCTGTGACCACCAAGGCAGCAGAAAGGCAGATTTAGTCACCAGGGACCAATGACCGACCAAGTGGGGATGCCCCATAGCACAGTTCATACAAGGAATCTCAAAAGCGTGAACTTGGACAGACACTATCGTGCCCAGCACGGACGCACTTTCTCCAGAGTCTCTGGGAGATGCTTGCCAAGTGGATGGGAGTGGTATGTGCTCCCTAGTTCCCCACGGGGAGCTCTGGCTGCTTCTGCCTGCCCCCTGAGCTCTCTATTAGCAGAAGGAAATGACAAACACTTCCCTCTCTGATGGTGGCACTCTGCTGGAACCCTGGGAGAATCACATGGGCTATTCCAGTGTGTCCTCATGTGGCCTCCAGTGTGTCCTCACCTTGCCACGGAATCTGCAAACCTTTGGATGCCATGTTAGCAGTGAAGACTAAACTTAACTGTAGAATGGAGATACATTTAATTAAAGTTGGACTACCATGGAAAAGTATCAGGAAGCAGATGCTCTGGCTAATTTACAGGCCTATCACACCCAGTAGTACTGAGTGGTGGGAATGGACTTGATCCCACCGCTAGAGCAGCCATTTGGTTGATGAAATGCCTGCACTGGCAGGTTAGAATGGAGATTTCAGATAAGATAGAGAAAAAAGATGGAGGCAAAGCCATCCATGAGGGGGCTTAGGGTAGACCACCCCTCCCTGCTGGAGGAATGGAAGATTGTCTTTCTCCCTGTGGCACTGGTGCATGTTGTCTGCATGTGACAGTGTGTGGTCAGCCTAGGTCCTCTGTGAGATGCGGCTTGCTTTGGGTGGGAAGGGATCTTTCTAAGATGTGTGTTCGGAGATGCTGGCTGGCAGGCCTGGGGACCGCCCTAGGATGGGGGCTAGCAATAGATTGGGAGGGTTGGCAATAGGTGAGAGGTAATGGGGTCAGATCAGGTGCCCTTGTTCTTTTCCTCAAAGCCACCTCCTCACACTCTCCTAAGGACTGGGCACTGTATGGGCTGGGAAACCTGTTCCTTCCCTTTGAGGCCACAGCACAGCCTCGCTTTCTCCCCACAACAAAGGGGAGTGCTCTCTGCAGTGGACTTTTCACCACGGGGCTTAGAAGAATGTGCCTTCTCAGGGCGTTCTTCATGTGCTCCCTCTGAATGTCAGCCCAGGGAACACAAAGGCTGGGTGTTGTCCCTGCATTCTGTGGGCCGGGGGTGGTGGCTCTGCATGGCACGGAGGCACCAcgtgctgggggagggaggatgcaGGAGGCAACAGGACCAGAAGTCCCTTTGCGGGGTGAGGGAGGGTGTTCAGTCTGCCGGATTTTAGCTGGAGACCCCGCCCCACACAGAGGGGCCACATAGCTGCATCTCCATGTGGCTGGTGGTGGCTCCTGTGCCTGCTCCCACCTGAGCGCCCTGCAGGTGTTCAATGTCTTAGAATGACAAGGAGGATGCTGGCTTTAGTCCCAAGCGAAGGCCAGCTAGCCTTTGGGCTCTATTCTTTGCAGCTTTCTTAAGGAGCTTCGTAGTGTAGGAAAACAGGCTCCTTGCCCCATCTATAAACATCAAAatacaaatagaaacaaatgctCCTAACAGTCCTCCAGCAGAGAAGGGTACCTCTGGCTATGCTCTGACAAGCTGCAGGAGGGCACAGGGGAGGGAGGGTCAGCACAAACCAACCCTGTATGGAGAGGCCATAATCCTATTTTTGTATGCTAATGTAAAAAGTTAATGATGATGAGAAAATAAGGATCACATGGGCAGACaccaaaggaatttttttttatatgaaggtTGTTCATTTTAATAATCCTCCATATTGAAAATGCATAGTAATGGTGCAAAAAAATTTGATACTTCAAGTTTCACCCCCTCCccagttatttaaaaaattatatatatgtaatatatatttgcCAATATTTGGACTGCTTCTGAGCTTTGAATTTCTGCTTTTAAAAGTTTGAAAAGCTTGTGATTTTAAAGTAGTGCACGGAGAGACACATTTGTGCACTCTGAGAGAGCCACAGTGCTACACGTGACTTGAACCATGACCACAAAACTGGCTCTGGAATCCGTGCCCTTCAGGTATTTCATCTTTCCTGCAATTTCAGCTCTTTCCCTTCAGCTGCGGGGACTGGGTGAAGGTTTCTAGGCCGGTGAggctgtgtgtgtatgggggctTGGTCACACAGAGAGACCTCAGGGGCCAGTCAGGAGCCTCTAGAGCTGAAGCTCCTCAAGAAGAGTATTTGACAAGCTATGGCAGTATAAGTCAGCCTTGTAGCAAGCCCTGGGACTGACGAATCAGGGCTGAAGGCAACGCCTATAGGCACCGACCCTGAAGGAGTCTGTCAGCAAGCAGGACATACTGAATGTTAGTGACAAGCGAGACGTGGTGACACCCCAGCCAGAGCCAGATTGCTGCTGAGACATCGAGGGCTCTGGTGGCCACAGAGCAGGAGAGCCACCATGGAGCTCACCTTCAGCAGTTCATAGTCATTTTCACTCTCAAAAGTGTGGCTGGAGACTACAGCATTTCAGAAACCCTGCGCCACCCAAGGCCCTAGAGCCATAGAGAGGCCTCTGCCCCACACTTCAGTCGAAACCCTCTTGAGCCCTCTAAGGCTTTGGGAACAGACACAACTCACAGGCAGAGGAATCTCCCAGGCTGTGAGGGCACTAAAAAACCAGGGCTTATCCACATCTCTCTCCAAAGTTGCCCAGCCACCCAACAGGGTCACGGAAAATGCCTTTCGCTTGCAAGGTGGCAGCCACCTGGCACCGGCTGCTAGGCAAAGCCGATCCACAGGCTAATGCATACACCCACCCCAGATGTTGCCCTTGGAAACTGGACCACCCACACCAGTTTACCTTCCGATATATTTTAATCCACAGAACATTAGCTTTTAAAACATCATGAAACCAAATTTCTATTTAAATTAATGAAATCACAAAACAATACAGTTTTGACTCACAAACAGTCAttcatccctccctctcccaccaaATTATTTAAGACAAAGGGGAAAgttggatggaggtggagggCTTTGACCTCCTTTGCCTCAATCGGATCATTGTTTCACAACGGCAAGAAATCAGCAGCCTGAACCCAGCAGAGAATGAGCACAAATCAGGACTGAAACCAGAAGCACTGCGCAGAGGCAGAAGTGCTGCGCAGAGGCAGAAGCGCTGAAGCCCCAGGCACACGGCATATGCACCTAAGGACGGTAGTCTCGCTGCCACATCCGAGGTGCCCCAAAATCCAGGGTGCAGAAGGCCCTTGCATCCCTGAGCgacatcccaatcacagtcccTCGCGAGGAGGACAACTGGAGCAAGACAGGTAGAAATAGGCTAAGTGGTGACTAAGCCCACTTCCCTGGGCTTAGTACTGTCCGACCAGGGCCCATATCTCATACACAGGGATATGTCAGTGATGGGGACTGCCCCAGTTCACCTGCCcgcctctccttcctttctgcaCTTAAACCCACAGCTCCTCTACTCCTCGGAGCTCACCTTGCCAGAGCCCCGCTTGGGTGCGCCCCTGTCACCGCTAAAGAAGCGCCCAATGGAATCAAGGATGCCCGAGTCTCTGTGCCTTGGGAGGAAGCCATGCCTGGCATGGTCCATGGTACTTGCTGTGGCCAGGTACTTGGATCGCTGAGAGGGTCTCTTCTGGGACGCCATCACATCCAGGCCTTCGGGAGCTGCTGTGGGGTCTTCTTGGATGGTCTGAAGCTCGTCGGACTCGGAGGGCCTGTCTTTGAAGGTGTTGTCCTCCCTTCCCGGGGCATCTCGGGAAAAGAGGCGGATCAAGTGGGGGCGGTGCCCTGGGTCAGCTGGGTGGGAACCTTGCCAGTTATTCTTTGGGTCTGCTGTGTGCTTGGAGTCTGTCACCGCCAAGTCCTCAGCCGAGGTCCCATTGTTCTGGATCGCATCTGCCTCCCCTGCAACAACAATGAGATATGAATGTGGGCCTGTGCACAGCCTAGCAAGGGACAAAGCTGCTTTTTCTCCTGGGGTCTTGAACTAGCTGTCTCCTATAAAACCCACAGATCTATGTGCGGGGGCCCAAGGAGCCTCGTAGCACCTTGGATGGCTTCAACAGGAGTCAAACCTGGACTGAGCTTGCTTGGATAGAAGGCTCAGGGGCCATCTTCCTGACTTCATCAAAAGAACCACCCAGGGGCAATGGCCTGAGTACTCACAGCAATCAGGCCAAAACATCTTCTGAGTTGCTCACTTACCAGAGCCTCACAGTTTAGGTATCTTGTGGGATGTCTACTGTCTAAAAGGCCACCAGTACATAAGCCCCAAATGTGAAGCCATTGCTTGACAGAGAGTGGCCTTAGTGACTTCCCACATCTCTTTGCAGCTAATCCTCAGGGGAGCAGGTCACCAAGCATTCCTCTCTCCCGGATTCCACAGGAGGCCTCCAGCTCCTGGAACTGCTCACTCAGGGCATTTTGATCTGGCCTTTCCGTAAGCCCTAGAAACCAGAATGCTCCACGTGGGATCTGGACACTTCACACTGAGCTCGCTGCCTCACAGTGTACTACCAAAACTACATTTGTTTTGTATTGGAAATGAGTCCATTCTTCTCTCAACTTCCAGTGTTAGGTTTAAATGAATGTAATTTAACTTCCCTTCCCAACTCTATCA harbors:
- the Mbp gene encoding myelin basic protein isoform X1; translated protein: MGNHSGKRELTAEKASKDGEIHKGAAEKKRSSVGKLSQTNSEDSDVFGEADAIQNNGTSAEDLAVTDSKHTADPKNNWQGSHPADPGHRPHLIRLFSRDAPGREDNTFKDRPSESDELQTIQEDPTAAPEGLDVMASQKRPSQRSKYLATASTMDHARHGFLPRHRDSGILDSIGRFFSGDRGAPKRGSGKVPWLKQSRSPLPSHARSRPGLCHLYKDSHTSRTTHYGSLPQKSQHGRTQDENPVVHFFKNIVTPRTPPPSQGKGRGLSLSRFSWGAEGQKPGFGYGGRASDYKSAHKGFKGAYDAQGTLSKIFKLGGRDSRSGSPMARR
- the Mbp gene encoding myelin basic protein isoform X5, giving the protein MASQKRPSQRSKYLATASTMDHARHGFLPRHRDSGILDSIGRFFSGDRGAPKRGSGKVPWLKQSRSPLPSHARSRPGLCHLYKDSHTSRTTHYGSLPQKSQHGRTQDENPVVHFFKNIVTPRTPPPSQGKGRGLSLSRFSWGGRDSRSGSPMARR